The genomic window aaaacatgctaggttaattagcgactccaaattgtcaataggtatgaatgtgagtgtgaatggttgtttgtctatatgtgccctgtgattggcaggccaccagCCGCTTTTCCGATATAGTGCAGCGGTGCCGAGGAGTTAGCTTACTCGTGCAGTttagcccccccaaaaaaacatggcagaaaagcgAAAAAGGACTTAAATTTTCCAacagtgattgggaggaagaatttttctttacatattttgaagaaaaatgtatgcGTCTTATTTGCGGGACGACTGTTTCAAATACCAAAGCGGCACAAAGTAGCCCTCGGCCTCAAAGTTCTTCCCTGAATCAGGACTTCAGCTTCCGTGCAAAGGATACTCAGCCGGGATTATTCCAGTAGCGAATGGAGGCTGTGTCTTCCTGACAGCCTGTGAACGGGAACAATACGACTCCGGTCTTTTGGAAGGGTGTTGCTGTTTCTGGCAACCCTTGGTTGTTTGTAACCAAGACGACGGTGTGCATCCTTTTTAATCCAGTTTTTATGACGACTAAGCCGTTACCTCATGTGCCTTCAGTAACACTAATAAGCTTATTTTTGCAACTAAAGATTCTAAATATCTCTTTAAATGTCTCAATAACAAGTTTTGATTTGGTAAACGAGCGCAGGATGAGTCATGTGCTTCATTTGGATGGTCTTGTAATGTACTCGTCAGATTGCCTCACACTAGGGGGTTTCCTGctgcaaattattattattattttttttccataagagaGCTTTCATTCAGCTTTTGTTTGCAAAGCATTTGCTCATCGGTGAATTATTGAACCCCGGCTCACCCTGATGCTGTAAATAGGCGCTCCAGAGTAGTCCCGGCTCTGGGTCTGCGCACGCACTGACGTCAGCGTCCTGCAGAAGCGCTCCGGTCTAATCTGCTGGTCTGGACCGCGCTTTGTTTCCATTTGGCGGCCAAACCAATTAAAAGTGACACACGATACTTAAACAGATGTAATTTGATGCACAAAACAGATGGTCTaatctacattaaaaaaaaaaaaatccaggatATTTGccctcatgtttttattttttttttataaaaacaaagaTTTCGTTTAGGGAAATGGAgctgataatataataataaataaatcgaCCATTTTCCTACTTgaagcataaaaaaacctgttaactACACTCTACAtgcattttgtaacattattagagccccctagacattaactaacaaccctatagtcaccttttctattacccaatgtagtagacattagaGAAAGTACAAGACCTACAGTCCTTTGCTACATCATAGTTTCAgggttttcaaaatatatatttatgaatcaattattgctgttttgtggtcaaCCACGGCCCATTATTAGTCCCAAAATATGCACGTTTaagcaaaatgtacatatttgtgGCCTaacttaagcattttcaaacatagaaatgactaaattaagtaaaatacaaaatatgtgtaaaggtgaccataggggtgttatctcatggcCAGAAGGCTCTAACAGTGCTGCAAACTGTATTTTCAACGtcctaaataggttttctatgtcttattttatattatgttgactatattggctaatatgagtgtaaagatgactataggggtgttatctcatggtCAGAGGGCTCTAACAGTGTTGCAAACTGTATTTCCAATGtcttaaataggttttctatgtcttattttatattatgttgactaaattagttaatatgagtgtaatggtgactataggggtgttatctcatgttcagagggctctaacggtgttacaaactgtatttagaatgtcctaaataggttttctatgtattattttgactatattagttaatatgagtgtaaaggtgactataggggtgttatctcatgttcagagggctctaacagtgttacaaactgcatttagaatgtcataaataGGAATATTAATTCACAAAAGTcaatctgcaataaaagcctgttacgCCGTCAAAGTCTGGCGTCTCACCGAATataaagtaacattactgacacctagtgaccagtgtagaacactacatgACATCACggcgtctttgaatgtgtcttctgaatgccttatatttgtgttttagttcatttatctataatttgcagttttttaaaaatactaataacagGAAAGAGCATGATTTATGATGCAAATGTCTCAAATGGTCTCTCCTAAACTTTTTATTGAAATCATACAATAAGAAACATTTCTGCAAAAATATACCCCTCAATATCtgataaaatacaacaataacaaatgcCATCCTGGTTTCCACAGCATGCTGGCACATACATAGTAAAACCTTAGCATATATTAGCTAAAGGCCAGTAGATTAGTTTACAGCTCAAACAGCAATGTCCGCCACACAGCAACTTGTATCCATTTTGGTGAATCCCGGTGCGATTTTGTCCTTTTTACGCTTCTTTTTGTTGTCGGTCATGCCGTGGCTCCCCCTGGAGAGGAAACACacgcgtttaaaaaaaaaaggatgttttGATGGTCTTTTTTTTGCGATGCGAGGGTACAATGACATTATGCCGTGACTCACCAGGACGGAGAAAACCCCAGATCGACCGGATTTGGACGTCTCATTCTTTACCTGTCTTTTGGCTCTGATCACctgtggggatggggaggggggggggtgtgagaGGGGGGGTCAGACTGCTCTCATATTTTGGTATCTTGATATTTCAATTCAAGAGCTCAGTGTGTGATCGGCGCCTGCTGCACATTGATCCAAGCTCTTTGCCCCAGCTGTTTTGTctgctcgggggggggggggggggttgccatggcgactCACCTGTAGGGGGTTAGATTTCTTATCATTGCTGAGGAGGGAAAAGGAGCCCACGCGGGATTTACGCTTGCTCTTCTTCTTGTTCGCCGCTTGAGCCAAGTGTCGCCTGGACCTGTCAGCCTGGGGAGGGGTTCACGATTAAAAcgcgtgtttgtgtttatgtcgtTGTTGCTCACATGCATGGGATTCACCTGGATGAGAGCGTTTGGAAAGCCTTTTGCATGGATGGCCCCAGGGAGGCCGGGGTGACTTAGGTGGGCGTGGCCTCGGCGCTCCAAATGTCTCTTCCGCCTCAGCaaagtctgcaaaaaaaaaaaaacgacagccACATCAAGCGAAGCCCCCACTTTTCATCTGAGTCCAGTTTCCTGTGTTTTATGAGCAAGTCCCGCCCGTTCATGGAGTCAAACGGTCATAAAAACCCTTCCCTGCGTTTCTCATTGATCTGCACATAAACAAGGAAATGTTATTGATCCTCGCCTGTGTGCCCTAACAAATGGGCCGTCAGCACAGGAGGCAACAGGTTTCCAATCTGGACTTTGTGGTTAATTTATGACACCAGCGCAGGTTCTTGACTTTGTCGATAATTTATTTTGGGAGCTCTACGGCGGTAAGGTGGTTGAAAGCTGGCTAAATaggacatgctagcatacacagaCTCTAATTACGACAAATATTAAAGCCacattggggggaaaaaatcagatattacgagaattaagtcgggaatttacaagaaaagtcatacatttacaagctTTCCTCTTTATTATAAGATTTCttataaataaactaaatattttcTTACTTAGAACACACATAATCCATTTATGACGTTcaaaatacagcttttaacattattagagccctctggaaatgaaataacacccctataatcacatttacactcctgttacacAATATAATCAGAGATTACGAGAATTAAGTCTgtaatttacaagaaaagtcatacattttacatgttttcttttttcttacaAGATTTCTTATAAAtaatctgaatatttttttagttagagCACACAAAAtcagtttatgaccttctaaatacagcttttaacattattagagccctctggacatgaaataacacccctataatcacatttatactcctgttacacaatataatatacataataagatatttaagacatacatacataagatttgtgccttttttggaatgtgggagaaaacttcTTGCTttatggcggccatgtttttcaaccaatcttgctcaaattttacataCATGTGTTTACCCGTCCCCTAAgagtgtgtaccaaatttcatggtgatttaatattttcatattgatATGTGCGGGGACTTTGTTGTGTCTgagtttaataacagcgccgccatgttgtgtatttgtgcaGAAAATAATCTTTTTGCTACCTTTTTGTTAGAGTTAGCTTACACAACGATACATTTTCATGCGTCTATCTCGTATATACAGTAGATCGGTAGACGACAACCAAATATTTACGGTGTGCTTGTCCGTGATGCAATCCACAGTGACGGCCGCTGACCTATATTTTTCTATGATTGTCTGTTTTTCTTCACGCTGCAGCATGCGGCTATTGGGCATTGACACGTAATTGGAACATGCATCATGTCACTCCTCTTCTAGTTTCTCGTTGCCAGGAAGCCAGATTGCTCATCTGGGCTCGACTACGTTTCCATGGCCACGCCACTATAGCTTTATTCCAACATGTATCACTAATACAATCTTAATAGCGCCGAAAAGAAGCCATGTAACTGTAGGTGATTTGCATTTCACGGGCGTATGACCAGATTAAAATCAGCGGGCGTTGCGGTTGTTTCGTCTCGGAATGTATAATTGCCCGTTCTCCCGTTGAGTATCCGAGCAaagatgactgtgtgtgtgtgttcatggcaCGTACCTCGCCTTCATTGGCAGGTAGCGGCCTCTGCAGCCTCTCATCGCCAGTCTaggggaagaaagacaaataaTTGGCTGTTATAATGTGATGACATTAGGTTACTTTTGCATTAATCGATGACACAAACCGGAAAAAAGTCAGGAAATGCGGaaattaggtacacctaccTGTGCATGCTAATGAGATCCGATGCAAGAGATGCacttacaaagataataatgctcgaaATATTGTTAGAAAATGGATAGACCCAAAGTAAACAGGATggcttgcatgtttttttttccatttaaaaacgAGCTAAAAGTAATAAACATCTCCCAAATAATTACAAGCTGTGGCCCCAATTGCGGAATGTTTTGAATTCCAACCAGAATTCCCCCaagcaacatatttttttttaatgcagcagatatctgcagctgtgtgctgACATCACGTAATGTCCTTGAATGCCCAAGTAGCAATcagaggtgcattcacagacatcaggccattacattttttttcacattttaactgctctttttatatataaaaaaaattgtcacactGAATTAGAAAAATGGATAAACCCAAAGTAAATAGGATGgcttgcgtgtttttttttttccattaaaaatgaGCTAAAAGTAATTTGTTCCAATTTCGGAATGTTTTCAATTCCAACCAGAATTCCCTCAagcaacacaatttttttttaatgcagcagatatctgcaactGTGTGCTGGACTTGCACTACGTAATGTCCTTCCCCTCCTGTTTAAGTTGCCCAGAAACATCGCAGTCACCTGATGACGGCGTAGCAATcagaggtgcattcacagacatcaggccattacatttttttcaccttttaactGCTCTTctgattatataaaaaaaattgtcacactGAATTAGAAAAATGGATAAACTCAAAGTAAACAGGataacttgtgttttttttttaattttattaaaagcgAGCTAAAAGTAATTTGCCGCAAGTATTAAACATGTTCCAATTGCGGAATGTTTTCAATTCCAACCAGAATTCCCCCAagcaacacaatttttttttaatgtagcagATATCTGCAACTGTGTGCTGCACTGACACCACGTAATGTCCTTCCCCTCCTGACGGCGTAGCAATcagaggtgcattcacagacatcaggccattacattttttttcacctttcaACTGCTCTtctgatatataaaaaaatttgtcGCTCTGAATTAGACTTTTAACCGGTCCCGTACTTGactcggtttttttttttacgctgcCGTGGTCGTTTGAGCCAATTTCCACTCGAGCAGGCTAACATCTGCCTGGAACATCAGCCGCATTTAAAGCATGCACACACCGCAATTAACCTTTCCAATAACAgaaacacacatatatgtgGCACAAACTTCCTTAGATGGAAGAACCCTCCCCGGCCCCCCTTCTTCCGTCCGTCTGTGAAAAAATTCTTCCGTGTGGGAGTGACAATTCCGCCTTTCAACTCCTTCAGCTGTACAAGTCCACAGTCCAGATGAGGACaaaacaccagaaaaatgcGTAACCACACATTTGAAGTCAAACAGCCGACGGCCACATgaaacaacaacttttttttttgttgtttttcttccatgccgggtttatttttagtgtgcTGTAAAAGCCATTACAATgggatgctgtttttgttagcAAATCTGATTATATGTCTTTTTTGCAGTTCAGGGTTATTTTGTCTGCTGCAATCTTTGACCGCTACTGTCGTCACACGGAGTCACAGTGAAAGCACGCACAACGGACCAAAATACTGGGACACATCATGGCATTTACAGAAAATACACAGTTAGTCTCCATTTTGGTGGCAAGGTCATTGATGTTGGGGCCTGTTTGTGGTGCTTCTACTTCCAATAATATCTTTTATGGACCTAAACGTATTTgttaataaaataagatatgcctttattcgtccctcagtggggaaatttgcattgcacagcagcacgagtacagaatcagttaagcagtacaaaatacacaatatagaaaaataaacaatataaacaacccagtATTAACAAATTATTATACCCCACTGACTCTCAAATACCATTAGCGTAAATATATATGGTAGTTAAAAATTTtacaaggggtgtccaaactgtggcctgcgggccacatgtgtaACACAGTTTTTTATTGAcccacagcacattctaaaaaaaaatacctccaATAGGAAAAAAACGAGCAAAATGGTGTAATAATAGGTGTTTGTTATAATACTTTGCCAaagttttgtattttaaatacatataaaacaaaatagtaTCAAAATGGCCCCCGTCATCTTTCAgattttttctcaatttttttttatttttttattttttgaaaatttagaCACTATTtccttaataaataaaaatgaaagatgtatttaaaaaaataaaataaaataaaaataaataaaaaaatatatatactgaccctttgacctttttaaaaaatgacatatttaataGAATATGGCAGATTATAGTAAATTCCACGTGTAGGCATGTACACAGTGGTttgctattattaatattcatattgtgGTGTTGTTTTCATAGATTATATTGAGCGGTTTAAGTGTAATTTAAGTGTCCTAAGTGTAATTTAatgtcgtaataataataataataataataataataataataataataataataataatagtaaaagtgGTGATCCCAGTGTAGTATCCAGTAGTTCCCCCAGTGTCTCGGCTTCAAGTGATGATGCGAGCCGACGCCATCGCCCTTCACATCAGAAAGAACTCTTACCTGCTCGTCCGCCGTCTGTGTGTTGACGCACAAGTCGGCCTGACTTCCTCCCGAGCAGTCGAGCGCGTGAGACAGCAGGCTCGCCTGCAGGCACAGCAAACACAGCCACGCAGCAAAGCCCATGATCCAGTCCTGGAAGCCGAGTGTTCCCAGCACCCCGTCAGCTCCTCGCTTTATACTCTCGGCTCCTCTAATGAGGACCAGATGCGGGACAAAACATGCGTCGATGCCAGCTTCGACGCAGACACGCAGCCCACCGCAAGGCTGGCGCTCCCCGCCAGCCCAGTGGCCTGCGGTCGTGCAGAAACATGTTCAACATCCCCCCACCCGCATCAACCCCCTATGGGCAGCGCCACATGACCACTGAAAAGATGCGTTTAATGAGTTTCCAATTGTGAAAAATCTCTGTTTATGTTCTTTCCCTCAGTTTCTGCACACTAGCGGACTTCAGGAAGCGCATTTGGAAAATCACATAAACGGTTATAATGGTTACAGTGTGGCGCATATTAGCAGACGTTCACACTGAGGAAACACTTAACACACCTTTAGTGGGTGTTTTTTCAGAAAGAATGCTTCTCCCAGACGGGAGCATGTCGTGCATGAATAGGCCGCCTGTCTTAAAGGTGTGTTACAAGATGGAAGGAGTGACTGAGGGGAGGAAGAGCGAAAGAGGACGCTAATGTCTTCAAGCCCGGAGCACTTACTCACTGAGGGGATCGGAAACATGTGCTGCCGaggaaaaaaggggaaaaatgactaaatatgtTTAATTTCCGCTCCGACTTAAGCCCATTTTGCACTTGACATATCAGTGAAAGATGTTTCTTGTTGCTAAACTCGGCTTCCTCGAGGAGCCGCGGCGTGATTGATACGAGCTATGTTCTGCAGGGTGTGTTATTGCAAATGTCTCCCGAGCGAGACCACAACGGCGGGGCTAACGGACGGAGAGTGAAAGAGTGAAAAATGACGTGTTCTTCTTGGCCTGGTCGGGACAGAATAGACTCCATTGGGGACATTGTGAGCCGTTTTATCATTTCCGCCACTTGTTGGCGGATATGGTCAAATCAAACCACGACAGAGATTCCACAGTCAAATACCTTGATGACAATAACGCCCCCCCCTCTTTTTACtacgtcattcattcatcatgtgCTACTGTCATTGCAGCTGCGGTTAACTCTGCCTGTGCGTAACAAAGATGCATGCAAGATGTGTTTGTGAGGGTGGGTCGACGCAACAAAGCCGCTCGGCGAACGACATATGGAACTTAAGAGACGTGACTCATGCCGTAATGGATGTTTTGAATTAGCTGAAACATGGTCTTCTTTGCTACTAATTACACACAGACAATGGTGTCACTTCAGGGACCATCTGCAGATGGTTAATTCCAGGTCATTTGGGATGTAAATGACTCAGAGGTGAATGGAACTTTAGCTATTTTTTCTTCTGTTCTGGATTTCTCGTACTATGTCACTGTAAAGTATATTATTTACGTTTTACTTTGGTTTCGGTCTActtgaaatacagtattttggcTTTTATGTTGAAACAAAGTGCTCTGCTTCGCGCAACacttaaaataagaaaataagacgtGTGCGTGTTACTACTGGGGTAGTACTACTAAGAGAAAGTgttttggaatatttaggtcACATGATCTGAAAGCCAttgaatttttatattatatgatattggCAGAGTGGTTACCAtgtaagccacacagtcaggagattgggaagaccttgGTTGGAATCCccacttggacatctctgtgtagagtttgcatgccCCCCATTTTACTTTGGTTTCGGTCTActtgaaatacagtattttggcttttattttgaaacaaaGTGCTCTGCTTCGCGTAACActtaaaataagaaaacaagACGTGTGCGTGTTACTACTGGGGTAGTACTACTAAGAGAAAGTgttttggaatatttaggtcacatgacctgaaagCCATTgaattttcattatattattttattatgaatttattatatgatattggtaaagtggttagcatgtaagccacaCAGTCATGAGTTTGGGAAGACCTTGGTTGGAATCCCCACTTGgatgtctctgtgtggagtttgcatgccccccccatcccctctGTTTACTACCACATTCCGAAAAATACATGTTATGTTAAATGGTGATGGGTattaataggtatgaatgtgagcgtatGGGACCAGTCAagtgtggaccccgcctctcacccaatgtcagctgggataggctccagcatacccgcataGTCATTTGTTGACGGTCCCCAATTATAAACCAGTAGCGTGCAAGCTCCTCGCACCATGACTGAGTAATCCGGGCACAGTAATTTGAGGATCTGCCACTTTCCTCCCAGAAAATTgaaaacttacatttttttcaaattttatagCGTCATTTATGTCACGTTGCTTAGCTTGGCTGCAACAACACCAAGTACATTCATTCTCACTGACtgtttatgatattatattcaGTAATGCATTCATTGCGAGACGGTTTTCTTCGTCACTGCGAGGTATCCAGGCAACCAGGAAGTCTGTGTGTTTAGCCATTAACTTATCATGCGTACGCTCTGTAAAACAGCCATTAGTCATTGCGTGGAGCAGCTTTTTCACGCTGCATTGTCCAGTTGAGGCcacaaaggtaaaaaaaaaaatcacatctggATAACTCTTAGAGTAAATATAGATGATGTAAATGATGATGCAAGTCACAacacctttcttttttttcctatgTGACTGCTTTGCACACATTTGCCGAAGGTGTGAAAGAAGTGGCGAGCTCTTCTGTATGAATCCTTGTGGAAACAAGATGACAGTCGGTGAATGAAATGGCTTTTATATGCATGTACCCATGCATGCACCCATGCATGCAGGGTCTTATCGCCTATAGAATACAATGCCCCTGCCAGGAAAGAACATTCATTCTGTGGCTAATCAATGAGATTACTCGTGAGTGTGACGGATCCACGGATCAGCTCATCGGTGCAGTTTAAAATAGtgcgggccagccaatcatatgCCGTGAAAACGAGCAGGAAATGGGTCATGAGCGGTGTGATTGTGGCTCGAAATAGCAAATCCAAACACGGCGGTCTTTACATTTTGTTATCCGCTTTGGAATTAGGTTTCTTTTGaggcattttgactttttaattgaTAAACAGAAAAGCACTCAGAGAGCattttacaccataaatattagtcctacgtgtattttattgacatatttatattctttgaccatgaaaacatacctTGGAAGGGTTAAAAACGGTAGTACaattgttagtatgctaacacctagcatgattgcactctctgcttaagttcatattgatgaaatgctcatgttagcatgctaacacccagcataaTAGTATTTAcctataaaaatggcaaaaaatatatactatgctaatgttagcaatgctaacacggCGGTCTTTACATTTTGTTATCCGCTTTGGAATTAGGATTCTTTTGcagcattttgactttttaattgaTAAACAGAAAAGCACTCAGAGAGCattttacaccataaatattaatCCTACGTGTATTTTAGCGACATATTTATATTCtttgaccatgaaaacatacctTGGAAGGGTTACAAATGGTAGTATaattgttagtatgctaacacctagcatgattcTGCTtcagttcatattcatgaaatgctcatgttagcatgctaaaacataGCACAATAGTATTTACCTATAAAAATGGCGAACAAAAatatactatgctaatgttggcatgctcgcaatgctaacatgctaacattagcatgcaagtataaggctaaaaatgctgctGTGTTAAAGAATGCTGgattcctggaaaaaaaatcctggatTCAGACGGTGACCCATATGACCTCcaaaattttttcagtttttccatttccaacaattcctcaaaatttcatccaaattaaTTCAGaacttttccattcattttttaacacaGACGGATAAACGCCAGCGGAGATCAGTTTCATAACCTGGAAATCTGGGTTATGGATTAGAAACCTAGCGTCTACACGCATACCTTACCGGACATTAGCATTAACGAGGCAGTGATCCAAGcaggaaagttgaaattaaaCCCAATTTGTCTTCCTGACGGCGCACGAGCGGTGACGTCACGACACGTAGCGCAGGTCACGGCCTCTCTCGCTCTCATCTTCTATCCCATCCCGTAGTCTCTCAGCTgcggttgccatggcagcagAGTGTTGTAGTCAAACAATGCCACCGAGGGCTGAAGCCTCTGGCGAGAGGAGAAAGATGCATCTGGATGAGAGGGGGCGTGGACGCCAGACGAGGATTAGTGGGTCGACATGCGTATCGTTATTGCTTCATTGTTTTGCGGGCTGCTGGGAGGCTCTGATGATATgtcagggggtg from Doryrhamphus excisus isolate RoL2022-K1 chromosome 21, RoL_Dexc_1.0, whole genome shotgun sequence includes these protein-coding regions:
- the si:dkey-12l12.1 gene encoding uncharacterized protein si:dkey-12l12.1; this encodes MVRGACTLLVYNWGPSTNDYAGHWAGGERQPCGGLRVCVEAGIDACFVPHLVLIRGAESIKRGADGVLGTLGFQDWIMGFAAWLCLLCLQASLLSHALDCSGGSQADLCVNTQTADEQTGDERLQRPLPANEGETLLRRKRHLERRGHAHLSHPGLPGAIHAKGFPNALIQADRSRRHLAQAANKKKSKRKSRVGSFSLLSNDKKSNPLQVIRAKRQVKNETSKSGRSGVFSVLGEPRHDRQQKEA